The Streptococcus parasanguinis genomic sequence GTGTCACAAGAAGAGCAATTTTGGTCTCGTTTTTTAGAATTAGCCCAATTACAACTAAAAGATAGTGCCTATGATTTTTTTGTCGCCGATTCAAAATTAGTCAAAATCGATGGAGAGACGGCTACCATTTATCTTGATGGGAATTATAAAGAATTATTTTGGGAAACAAATCTAAAAAATGCTTTGATCACAGCCAGCTTTGAAGTCTACAATACAGATTTGAAGTTCCATTTCGTTTTTGAAGATACCGAAGAAATTCCTAGTAGTCATAGCAGTGAGAATAGGAGATTATCTTCAGGTAGCTTAACAACCGAACCGTTGCCTAAAATTGATACAGGTCTGAAATCAAAGTACACCTTTGATAATTTTGTGCAAGGGGATGGAAATATTTGGGCGAAAGCAGCAGCGCTTGCAGTTTCTGAAAATCTTGCAACAACTTACAACCCTCTCTTTATCTATGGTGGACCAGGGCTTGGAAAGACTCACCTATTGAACGCAATTGGAAATCAAATCCTAGAAAATATTCCAAATGCACGGGTTAAGTATGTCCCAGCAGAAACCTTTATTAATGAATTTTTAGAACACCTTCGATTAGGAGAAATGAAGACGTTCAAGAATACCTATCGAAGTCTTGATCTCTTACTGATCGATGATATCCAGTCACTTGGTGGGAAGAAAGTCACGACTCAAGAGGAATTTTTTAATACCTTTAATGCCCTCCATAGCGACAACAAACAGATTGTTCTAACAAGCGATCGAAGTCCGGATCATTTAGATAGTCTTGAAGAGCGGCTGGTTACTCGTTTCAAATGGGGACTAACGCAAAATATAACACCACCTGATTTTGAAACTCGGATTGCTATCTTACGGAATAAAATTGAAGATCTAGACTATATTTTTCCTAATGACACACTAGAATATCTAGCTGGTCAGTTTGATTCAAATGTCCGAGACTTAGAAGGTGCCTTAAATGATATTTCTTTAATGGCGAAGGTTAAGAAACTAAAAGAAATTACGATCGATGTTGCAGCTGAAGCTATTCGAGCTCGTAAAAACGATAATAGCAAGACGCTTGTCATCCCCATTGAAAAAATTCAGGAAGCAGTTGGAGCCTTTTATGGAGTCAGTGTAAAAGAAATCAAAGGTTCTCGAAGAGTTCAGAATATTGTCCTAGCACGACAAGTGGCCATGTATCTTTCAAGAGAGATGACGGACAACTCACTTCCTCGAATCGGAAAAGAATTCGGTGGGAAAGACCATACGACTGTCATTCATGCCTATGAAAAAATTAAAAGTATGGTCGACACAGATGATAATCTACGACTCGAAATTCAAAGTATCAAGAAAAAGTTAAATTAATCTGTGGATAACTTCCTCTAAACTTCTAGGGGTTATGCACAATTTTTAAACAAGTAACTTTTCAAGTCATAGACAGGATTCTGAGAGTTTTCCACAACTTCCACACAATCTACTATTACTATTAACTTACTAATCATAAAATAAATAAAAGGAATGACCATGATAAATTTTTCTATTAACAAAACTTTATTTTTACAAGCATTAAATACTACCAAAAGAGCGATCAGTTCAAAAAATGCTATCCCAATCCTTTCCACGATTAAAATTGATGTCACTCCAGAAGGAGTTGCCTTATCTGGATCGAATGGCCAAATTTCAATTGAAAACTTTATTTCTATCAAAGATGAAAATGCTGGTTTATTGGTGACCTCTCCAGGCTCTATTTTATTGGAAGCAACTTTCTTTATTAATGTGGTTTCAAGTTTACCAGATGTTACTTTAGATTTTAAAGAGATTGAACAAAAACAGGTTCTTTTAACAAGTGGAAAATCAGAAATTACACTTAAAGGAAAAGATGCAGATCAATATCCACGTATTCAAGAAATTGCTGCAAGTAATCCATTAGTTTTGGAAACAAAATTATTAAAACAATTAATTAATGAAACAGCATTTGCAGCAAGTGTACAAGAAAGTCGTCCAATTTTGACAGGTGTTCACTTTGTTTTATCGGATAATAAAGAGCTAAAAACAGTAGCAACAGACTCTCACCGTATGAGTCAAAAAGTGATTACACTGGAGAAAAATGGAGACAACTTTGATGTTGTCATCCCAAGTCGCTCTCTTCGTGAATTCACCTCTGTTTTTTCTGATGATATTGAAACAGTTGAGGTTTTCTTTGCTAACAATCAAATTCTCTTTAGAAGTGAACACATTAGTTTTTATACCCGTTTGCTAGAAGGAAATTATCCTGATACAGACCGTCTCATTCCAACAGAATTCAATACAGAGGCAACCTTCAATGTGGCCAACCTTCGATTTGCAATGGAGCGTGCTCGTCTTCTTTCAAATGCGACTCAAAACGGAACGGTTAAATTAGAGTTCAAAAATGGAGTGGTTTCTTCCCACGTTCATTCACCAGAAGTTGGGCGAGTAAATGAAGAGATCGATACGAGCGCCGTTTCAGGAGAGGATTTGTCTATTAGCTTTAATCCAACTTATTTGATTGAAGCGCTCAAAGCTATTGACAGTGAACAAGTTGTTATTCGTTTTATTTCTTCTGTTAGACCGTTTACATTGGTTCCAGAAGGAAATGAACAAGGGTTCATTCAATTGATTACGCCAGTTCGCACAAATTAACAAAGGTGAATCATGTATACGTTAGGTGATTTTGTAGAAATGAAAAAGCCTCACGCTTGTGTGATTAAAGAAACAGGCAAGAAGGCAAATCGTTGGGAAATTACGCGACTTGGTGCAGACATAAAAATCAAGTGTAGCAATTGTGATCATGTGGTCATGATGAGTCGCCATGATTTTGAACAGAAAATGAAGAAAGTACTATAAAAGGTTCAGTCACTTATGTGACCGAACCTTTTCGATTATTTTAATTCTTCAAATTTTCCATTTTTAACTTCTTTGAAACCACCCTGTTTCATCATATCAAAAGTTGATTTGAAGCTGATATAGTCGACTTTTTTATCTTTTTGTGTCGTTACTAATTTCTTTTCAATTAGCTGATCTAAGTCTGCCTTTTCATAATTTAGTGTTGTTTTTTCAACCATATAATCATCTTTATATTCAGCAGAATGTGTAAATCCTTTGACATCTTTGTATTCTTCATCATATTTATCGATCATTTCCTTTAATTGATCTTTCGTAACTCCCGCCTCTTTGTAATAAATAGTAGTGGTGGTTTGGTTACTGATCGCTTTATCACCTTTATGTTCTAGTGTAATACGAACATCTGTTTTCTTTTCTTGGTTGATTGCCTGAAGATAGGATTTTTGAACAGATTGTTGTCCACAAGCTCCAAGAAGAAAGAGAGTAAAGATAGCGATTAAAGAAAGAAAAATAGATTTCCATGTTTGTTTTTTCATCTGAAAAACTCCTTTGTTCATTGTTAAATATAGTATACCATTTTTATCTTTTTAGAACGTTACAGTTTGATGAAAAAATCTAGTTTCAAAGGTGATGAAATATTTCATTTTTCATCACTTGTCTTTTGAATTATGTTATAATAAAAGAGATTGAAATTTGAACGGAGAAAAAGAAAAATGGCATTAACAGCAGGTATCGTTGGCTTACCAAACGTTGGTAAATCAACCCTATTTAACGCAATTACAAAAGCAGGAGCAGAGGCCGCAAACTATCCCTTTGCGACCATTGATCCAAACGTTGGGATGGTAGAAGTTCCAGATGAACGCCTCCAAAAATTGACGGAAATGATTACTCCTAAGAAGACAGTTCCGACTACTTTTGAATTTACAGATATTGCTGGGATTGTGAAAGGAGCTTCTAAAGGGGAAGGACTTGGTAATAAATTCTTGGCTAACATCCGTGAAGTAGATGCCATTGTCCATGTAGTGCGTGCTTTTGATGATGAAAATGTCATGCGGGAGCAAGGTCGTGAAGATGCCTTTGTTGATCCACTAGCAGATATTGATACCATCAATTTAGAATTAATTTTAGCCGACTTAGAGTCTGTCAATAAACGCTACGCGCGTGTAGAAAAAATCGCTCGTACACAAAAAGATAAGGATTCTGTTGCGGAATTTAATGTTCTACAAAAAATCAAACCAGTTCTTGAAGATGGTAAATCAGCTCGGACCATTGAATTCACTGAGGAAGAACAAAAAGTGGTGAAAGGACTTTTCCTTTTGACTACCAAACCAGTTCTTTATGTAGCAAATGTGGATGAAGACGTTGTTGCAGATCCAGATTCTATCGAGTATGTGAAGCAAATTCGTGACTTTGCGGCAACAGAGAACGCGGAAGTCGTGGTGATTTCTGCGCGTGCTGAGGAAGAAATTTCTGAGCTAGATGATGCAGATAAACAAGAATTTTTAGAGGCAATTGGCCTAACAGAGTCTGGAGTTGATAAACTCACGCGTGCAGCTTACCACTTGTTGGGACTTGGCACTTATTTCACAGCTGGTGAAAAAGAAGTGCGTGCTTGGACCTTCAAACGTGGTATGAAAGCTCCTCAAGCTGCTGGAATCATCCACTCTGATTTTGAAAAAGGATTTATTCGTGCCGTGACCATGTCCTATGATGATTTAGTTAAATACGGTTCTGAAAAGGCTGTAAAAGAAGCAGGACGCTTGCGCGAAGAAGGAAAAGAATATGTTGTCCAAGATGGGGATATCATGGAATTCCGTTTTAATGTATAAGAAAGTTAAAAAAATGTAAAGGTTGGAAAAAATATTTCCAACCCTTTTAGTGTTTTGAAAGGAAAGAGATGACGAAATTAATTGTTGGATTGGGAAATCCAGGTGATAAGTATTTTGAAACGAAACACAATGTAGGCTTTATGTTAGTTGATCAAATGGCAAAGTCTTTAAATCTTACTTTCTCCCATGATAAAATTTTTCAAGCTGATATTGCCTCAACATTTTTAAATGGCGAAAAGGTCTATTTTGTAAAGCCAACCACTTTCATGAATGAGAGTGGAAAAGCAGTCCATGCCCTTCTGACTTATTATGGTCTGGATATTGAAGATCTTTTGGTTATTTACGATGATTTAGATATGGAAGTTGGTAAGATTCGTCTTCGAGCTAAAGGATCAGCTGGAGGTCATAACGGAATCAAATCGATTATTAATCATATTGGAACTCAGACTTTTTATCGAATTAAGATTGGAATTGGAAGACCTAAGCAGGGCATGTCAGTTGTTCATCATGTATTAGGAAAATTTGATAAAGACGATTACATCACTATTCTACAAACAATCGATCGAGTAGAAGAAGCGGTTAACGATTACTTGGTAGAAGAAAATTTTGAAAGAAGCATGCAGAAATACAACGGGTAAGTAGATGAATGTAATTGATTTAGTGAGTCAAAACTCCAACCTTCTATCCTGGCAACAAGGTTTGCAAAAAAATAATAGGGAATTGATCTTAGGATTATCTGCGACCACAAAGGCTATTGTAATGGCTTCAGCCTTTGATTCTATTGAAAAAGCAGTCCTCATTACTTCCAGTTATAACGAAGCAGAACGATTGGCTAGTGATTTTATTGCTTTACTTGGAGAAGAGAAAGTCCATACATTTTTGGGAGATGATAACCCTTTAGCAGAATTTGTTTTTGCTTCACAAGAAAGGCAATTTTCACGATTAGAGGCTTTGAACTTTTTATGTCAAGAGGATCGTCAAGGCATCCTTGTGACCAATGTGAGTGGTATAAAACTACTATTACCTTCTCCTAAAGTTTTTGCATCTAGCATTTTTCAATTGAAGGTCGATCAAGAAATAGACTTAACTACTCTGAGTGAAACATTACAGAAGATTGGCTACCAAAAGGTGAGCCAAGTTTTGCAACAGGGAGAGTTTAGTCTACGAGGAGATATTTTAGATATCTTTGAGATCGACCAACTCCAACCCTATCGGATTGAATTTTTCGGAGATGAGATTGATGGAATCCGAATCTTTGACCCAGAAAGTCAGCGTTCTGTTGAAAATGTTGAAGAAGTTCAACTGAAGGCAGTGAGTGATCTATTGTTGCAAGAGGAAGATTTCATCCGTGGTCAGCAGCAAATCGAACAATTGCAAGAACAGAGCGCGAATGAAGAATTTAAATCTTATCTAGCAGAAATTTTAGGAGATATTTCTCAAAGGAAACTTCATCCGGATCTTAGAAAATTTATTAGTTTCTTTTACGAGAAGCAATATACCCTATTCGATTATCTCCCTAAACACACTCCTGTTTTTCTGGATGATTATCAAAAAATAGCAGATCAAATAGCGAGATTTGAACTAGATACAGCTAATCTCTTGACGGAAGATTTACATAAAAATAGAGCTTCTTCTCGCCAAGTGTATTTTGCAGACACCAGTACAACATTACGAAAATATACGCCTGCAACTTATTTTTCAAACTTTCAAAAAGGATTAGGAAATCTGAAGTTTGATCATTTGTATCAATTCAATCAATATCCCATGCAGGAGTTTTTTGGACAATTTGATTTACTAAAAGAGGAAATTGAACGGTATCGAAAATCAAACTATACAGTTATTATCCAAGCAACTTCTCATCACAATCTTCAACAGCTCCATAAAAATTTAGAAGAGTATGGGATTCGATTAGATTATATTGATGGGGATACGATCATTCCTCAAGCTAGTCAATTAGTTGTTGGAGGACTAGCTCACGGTTTTCAATTTGTTGATGAAAAAATTGTCTACATTACAGAATCAGAGATTTATCAGAAAAAGATCAAACGAAAGATTCGCAGGCAAAATATTTCCAATGCAGAACGCCTAAAAAATTATAATGAACTGGAAAAAGGGGACTATGTTGTTCACCAAGTTCATGGTATTGGTCAATATTTGGGAATTGAAACGATTGAAATTTCGGGTGTCCATCGTGATTATGTTTCAATTCAATATCAAAATGGAGATCGCATCTCGATTCCTGTCGATCAGATTCAGATGTTGTCCAAATACGTTGCAAGTGATGGAAAAACGCCAAAAATTAACAAGTTAAATGATGGGCGTTTCCAAAGAACGAAGCAAAAGGTTCAGACCCAGGTGGAGGACATTGCGGATGATTTGATAAAACTTTATGCGGAGCGTAGTCAATTAGAAGGCTTTGCCTATTCCCAAGATGATGAAAACCAAGAGGCTTTTGAACAAGATTTTCCATATATTGAAACAGATGACCAATTACGTTCCATTGAAGAAATTAAAAAAGATATGGAATCGAATCGTCCGATGGACCGATTGCTGGTTGGAGACGTCGGTTTTGGGAAAACAGAGGTCGCTATGCGAGCAGCTTTTAAGGCAGTAAATGATCATAAACAAGTAGCAGTGCTGGTTCCTACCACTGTTCTTGCCCAACAACATTATGCCAATTTTAAGGAGCGTTTTGAATCTTTTGCAGTAGAAGTTGCTGTTTTAAGTCGTTTCCAGAGTAAGGCAGAGCAGAAAGAAACGCTTGAAAAGTTGAAAAAAGGACGAGTGGATATTATTATTGGAACTCACCGGCTCTTGTCCAAAGATGTTGTTTTTTCAGACTTAGGCTTAATCGTGATAGATGAAGAACAACGTTTTGGAGTGAAGCACAAAGAAACCTTGAAAGAATTGAAAAAAAAGGTGGATGTGCTTACCTTGACAGCTACCCCTATACCTCGAACTCTTCATATGTCTATGCTAGGAATTAGAGATTTGTCTGTCATTGAAACACCTCCTACCAATCGATATCCTGTGCAAACTTTTGTACTAGAGACCAATCCAACTATTATTCGAGATGCTGTGTTGCGGGAGATGGATCGTGGAGGACAGGCCTATTATCTTTACAATAAGGTAGATACAATTGAACAAAAGGTGTCTGAATTAAAAGAGTTGATTCCAGAGGCTTCGATTGGCTTTGTTCATGGCCAGATGAGTGAAGTTCGCCTGGAAAATACCCTGTTGGATTTCATTAATGGCGAATACGATGTCTTAGTGACGACAACCATTATTGAGACAGGTGTGGATATTCCAAATGCTAATACACTCTTTATTGAAAATGCGGATCATATGGGACTTTCAACGCTTTATCAATTAAGAGGTCGTGTGGGACGAAGCAATCGAATTGCTTATGCCTATTTGATGTATCGTCCAGACAAATCTCTTACAGAAGTGTCTGAAAAACGCTTAGAAGCTATTAAAGGTTTTACTGAGTTGGGGTCTGGATTTAAAATTGCTATGCGAGATTTATCGATCCGTGGAGCAGGGAATATCCTTGGAGCTTCTCAATCTGGTTTCATCGATTCAGTTGGTTTTGAAATGTATTCTCAATTGTTAGAAGAAGCTATTGCTAAGAAACAAGGCCAAGAGCATCGTAGGCAAAAGAGCAATGCAGAGTTGAACCTTCAAATAGATGCATATTTACCTAATGAATATATTTCAGATCAACGTCAAAAAATTGAAATTTACAAACAAATTCGTGAAATGAATTCTGCGACGGACTATGAATATTTGCAAGATGAATTGATCGATCGTTTTGGAGAATACCCAGATGTTGTGGCCTA encodes the following:
- the dnaA gene encoding chromosomal replication initiator protein DnaA, with the translated sequence MSQEEQFWSRFLELAQLQLKDSAYDFFVADSKLVKIDGETATIYLDGNYKELFWETNLKNALITASFEVYNTDLKFHFVFEDTEEIPSSHSSENRRLSSGSLTTEPLPKIDTGLKSKYTFDNFVQGDGNIWAKAAALAVSENLATTYNPLFIYGGPGLGKTHLLNAIGNQILENIPNARVKYVPAETFINEFLEHLRLGEMKTFKNTYRSLDLLLIDDIQSLGGKKVTTQEEFFNTFNALHSDNKQIVLTSDRSPDHLDSLEERLVTRFKWGLTQNITPPDFETRIAILRNKIEDLDYIFPNDTLEYLAGQFDSNVRDLEGALNDISLMAKVKKLKEITIDVAAEAIRARKNDNSKTLVIPIEKIQEAVGAFYGVSVKEIKGSRRVQNIVLARQVAMYLSREMTDNSLPRIGKEFGGKDHTTVIHAYEKIKSMVDTDDNLRLEIQSIKKKLN
- a CDS encoding DUF1307 domain-containing protein gives rise to the protein MKKQTWKSIFLSLIAIFTLFLLGACGQQSVQKSYLQAINQEKKTDVRITLEHKGDKAISNQTTTTIYYKEAGVTKDQLKEMIDKYDEEYKDVKGFTHSAEYKDDYMVEKTTLNYEKADLDQLIEKKLVTTQKDKKVDYISFKSTFDMMKQGGFKEVKNGKFEELK
- the mfd gene encoding transcription-repair coupling factor produces the protein MNVIDLVSQNSNLLSWQQGLQKNNRELILGLSATTKAIVMASAFDSIEKAVLITSSYNEAERLASDFIALLGEEKVHTFLGDDNPLAEFVFASQERQFSRLEALNFLCQEDRQGILVTNVSGIKLLLPSPKVFASSIFQLKVDQEIDLTTLSETLQKIGYQKVSQVLQQGEFSLRGDILDIFEIDQLQPYRIEFFGDEIDGIRIFDPESQRSVENVEEVQLKAVSDLLLQEEDFIRGQQQIEQLQEQSANEEFKSYLAEILGDISQRKLHPDLRKFISFFYEKQYTLFDYLPKHTPVFLDDYQKIADQIARFELDTANLLTEDLHKNRASSRQVYFADTSTTLRKYTPATYFSNFQKGLGNLKFDHLYQFNQYPMQEFFGQFDLLKEEIERYRKSNYTVIIQATSHHNLQQLHKNLEEYGIRLDYIDGDTIIPQASQLVVGGLAHGFQFVDEKIVYITESEIYQKKIKRKIRRQNISNAERLKNYNELEKGDYVVHQVHGIGQYLGIETIEISGVHRDYVSIQYQNGDRISIPVDQIQMLSKYVASDGKTPKINKLNDGRFQRTKQKVQTQVEDIADDLIKLYAERSQLEGFAYSQDDENQEAFEQDFPYIETDDQLRSIEEIKKDMESNRPMDRLLVGDVGFGKTEVAMRAAFKAVNDHKQVAVLVPTTVLAQQHYANFKERFESFAVEVAVLSRFQSKAEQKETLEKLKKGRVDIIIGTHRLLSKDVVFSDLGLIVIDEEQRFGVKHKETLKELKKKVDVLTLTATPIPRTLHMSMLGIRDLSVIETPPTNRYPVQTFVLETNPTIIRDAVLREMDRGGQAYYLYNKVDTIEQKVSELKELIPEASIGFVHGQMSEVRLENTLLDFINGEYDVLVTTTIIETGVDIPNANTLFIENADHMGLSTLYQLRGRVGRSNRIAYAYLMYRPDKSLTEVSEKRLEAIKGFTELGSGFKIAMRDLSIRGAGNILGASQSGFIDSVGFEMYSQLLEEAIAKKQGQEHRRQKSNAELNLQIDAYLPNEYISDQRQKIEIYKQIREMNSATDYEYLQDELIDRFGEYPDVVAYLLEIGLVKAYLDQVFVRLVERKQQKVTVKFEPIAKQLFLTQDYFKALSMTQLKAQIAEEKGLIEVIFDIRNKKDFEILEALKQFGQTLLEIKQEKEED
- the ychF gene encoding redox-regulated ATPase YchF translates to MALTAGIVGLPNVGKSTLFNAITKAGAEAANYPFATIDPNVGMVEVPDERLQKLTEMITPKKTVPTTFEFTDIAGIVKGASKGEGLGNKFLANIREVDAIVHVVRAFDDENVMREQGREDAFVDPLADIDTINLELILADLESVNKRYARVEKIARTQKDKDSVAEFNVLQKIKPVLEDGKSARTIEFTEEEQKVVKGLFLLTTKPVLYVANVDEDVVADPDSIEYVKQIRDFAATENAEVVVISARAEEEISELDDADKQEFLEAIGLTESGVDKLTRAAYHLLGLGTYFTAGEKEVRAWTFKRGMKAPQAAGIIHSDFEKGFIRAVTMSYDDLVKYGSEKAVKEAGRLREEGKEYVVQDGDIMEFRFNV
- the pth gene encoding aminoacyl-tRNA hydrolase encodes the protein MTKLIVGLGNPGDKYFETKHNVGFMLVDQMAKSLNLTFSHDKIFQADIASTFLNGEKVYFVKPTTFMNESGKAVHALLTYYGLDIEDLLVIYDDLDMEVGKIRLRAKGSAGGHNGIKSIINHIGTQTFYRIKIGIGRPKQGMSVVHHVLGKFDKDDYITILQTIDRVEEAVNDYLVEENFERSMQKYNG
- a CDS encoding DUF951 domain-containing protein, coding for MYTLGDFVEMKKPHACVIKETGKKANRWEITRLGADIKIKCSNCDHVVMMSRHDFEQKMKKVL
- the dnaN gene encoding DNA polymerase III subunit beta, which produces MINFSINKTLFLQALNTTKRAISSKNAIPILSTIKIDVTPEGVALSGSNGQISIENFISIKDENAGLLVTSPGSILLEATFFINVVSSLPDVTLDFKEIEQKQVLLTSGKSEITLKGKDADQYPRIQEIAASNPLVLETKLLKQLINETAFAASVQESRPILTGVHFVLSDNKELKTVATDSHRMSQKVITLEKNGDNFDVVIPSRSLREFTSVFSDDIETVEVFFANNQILFRSEHISFYTRLLEGNYPDTDRLIPTEFNTEATFNVANLRFAMERARLLSNATQNGTVKLEFKNGVVSSHVHSPEVGRVNEEIDTSAVSGEDLSISFNPTYLIEALKAIDSEQVVIRFISSVRPFTLVPEGNEQGFIQLITPVRTN